AGCTGAAACAATTGCTATACCTGAAGAAATGGATTATTTTTCCGTTCCTTCTCTTGCCTACGAAGCACGCGAAAAACTAAGTAAAATCCGCCCTAAAAATATAGGCCAGGCAATGCGCATTCCCGGAATAAATTACAGTGATAGCGCTGCCTTAATGATTTGGCTGCGCAAAAATACTAAAAGGAAAGCAAAATGAACATTATTGCCTTAATTCCAGCTCGTTATAATTCCACCCGTTTTCCCGGAAAACCTTTAGCATTGCTGAAAGGAAAACCGATTATTCAACAGGTTTATGAACGCGTGCAAAATTCCGGTTTGTTTTCCACTGTTTGTGTAGCAACCGATCATCTCTCTATTTTAGAAACAGTTAAGTCCTTTGGAGGAATATCTGTATTAACCAAAGAAAATCACCTTAGCGGTTCAGACCGGATTGCTGAAGCTTTACAATATTTTCCCCGGGCAGAATTAGTTATCAATGTTCAGGGCGATGAACCCCTTATTGATAAGGAAACATTACAACAGCTTATTTCTGCTTTTCAGGATAGCCGGGTGCAGATGGCAAGTTTAATGACCGTTATTGAAGACCGGGAAATGATATACAATCCAAACATTGTAAAAGTTGTAACTGATAAGCAAAATTATGCTTTGTATTTTTCCCGTTCGGTTATTCCTTTTAATCGGGACAATCAATTAGATGTTAAATATTATCGTCACATCGGAGTTTATGCCTATTTACCGGAATGTTTGCAGCAATTTGTATCTTTGTCACCCTCAATCTTAGAGAGGATAGAAAAACTGGAACAGCTTAGAGCTCTGGAAAACGGGATTCCGATTAAAATGATTGAAACCGCCTATCAGGGCATCGGAATTGATACCCCGGCAGACCTGGAAATTACTGAAAAACTGATTTCTTCTCTCTAAAAGGGGATATTATGAACAGATTTATCAGAAATTTACTTTGCCTTTTCTTTATAGCCATAACTGTTTTTGGTTATGCTGTTCCTGTAACTATCTTGCATACGAATGACACTCATAGTGCTTATCTACCTCAAAATTCAAGGTCTGGCAAAATTGGCGGTTATGCCGCTCTGGAATATTATTTGAATGCAGAAAGAACAAAAGCAGACAGAGCGCTCTATTTGGACGCCGGAGATCAACAAACCGGCAGCATTTTTTCCTCCTTAGCTTACGCTGATGCCATTGGTGGAGCTGTTATAAAGGTTTTTAATTACCTTAATCTGGATGCCGCAACTTACGGCAATCACGAGTTTGATTATTC
This genomic interval from Candidatus Cloacimonas sp. contains the following:
- the kdsB gene encoding 3-deoxy-manno-octulosonate cytidylyltransferase translates to MNIIALIPARYNSTRFPGKPLALLKGKPIIQQVYERVQNSGLFSTVCVATDHLSILETVKSFGGISVLTKENHLSGSDRIAEALQYFPRAELVINVQGDEPLIDKETLQQLISAFQDSRVQMASLMTVIEDREMIYNPNIVKVVTDKQNYALYFSRSVIPFNRDNQLDVKYYRHIGVYAYLPECLQQFVSLSPSILERIEKLEQLRALENGIPIKMIETAYQGIGIDTPADLEITEKLISSL